Proteins from a genomic interval of Qipengyuania sp. JC766:
- a CDS encoding MFS transporter, translated as MDATDTAEREPSAKEIRLVIAASSAGTIFEWYDFFIYGTLFALIGAAFFPSDNETLQILLVWAGFAIGFGFRPLGAILFGYLGDRLGRKYTFLVTVTVMGLATAGVGLVPSAETIGLAAPAIVILLRILQGLALGGEYGGAAIYVAEHAPPEKRGFYTSFIQASVVGGFVLSIMVVLACRALMPEEAFSDWGWRLPFLLSVVLLGISLWMRLKLSESPVFKAMKAAGQTASNPFVESFAYPGNKKRIFVALFGITGVLTTIWYTAFFSSLSFLQRDMRMEGLTVELVLLVAGLISMGFYVIVGRWSDRVGRRKPIIIGALLTLFAIFPLFWAMGNLANPGLAQAAERSPVVVSGPQCVTDPFADLFDREQTDCGKILETLTASGVRYDVRDADDLALTVGGEPVALDAQWFEDGAARRDGLQARLSASGFDFTPQTPPFANLLGILALLLALAMLSALTYGSVAALLTEMFPAQIRYSSMSIPYHIGAGYLGGFLPLIAGFIVARTGDVYAGLWYTWIVVAFGLVVAWWGLPAGPPKDFEARAD; from the coding sequence GTGGATGCAACCGATACCGCCGAGCGCGAACCGAGCGCGAAGGAAATCCGGCTCGTCATCGCGGCCAGTTCGGCGGGGACCATTTTCGAATGGTACGATTTCTTCATCTACGGCACGCTCTTCGCGCTCATCGGCGCGGCGTTCTTTCCCAGCGACAACGAGACGCTGCAGATCCTGCTGGTGTGGGCGGGCTTCGCGATCGGCTTCGGCTTCCGGCCCTTGGGCGCGATCCTGTTCGGCTATCTCGGCGATCGCCTCGGCCGCAAATACACCTTCCTCGTGACCGTGACCGTGATGGGCCTAGCGACGGCCGGTGTCGGGCTCGTGCCCAGTGCCGAGACCATCGGGCTGGCCGCACCTGCCATCGTCATACTCCTGCGAATCCTGCAGGGGCTCGCGCTGGGCGGCGAATATGGCGGCGCGGCGATTTATGTCGCGGAGCACGCTCCGCCCGAAAAGCGCGGGTTCTATACAAGCTTCATACAGGCAAGCGTCGTCGGAGGCTTCGTCCTCAGCATCATGGTGGTCCTCGCCTGCCGCGCCCTGATGCCGGAGGAAGCCTTCAGCGACTGGGGCTGGCGACTACCCTTCCTATTGTCCGTCGTCCTCCTAGGCATCAGCCTCTGGATGCGCCTGAAGCTTTCGGAAAGCCCCGTCTTCAAGGCCATGAAGGCCGCCGGACAGACCGCGTCCAACCCCTTCGTTGAAAGCTTCGCCTATCCGGGCAACAAGAAGCGCATCTTCGTGGCGCTGTTCGGCATTACCGGTGTCCTGACGACGATCTGGTACACGGCGTTCTTCTCCAGCCTCTCGTTCCTGCAGCGCGACATGCGGATGGAGGGGCTGACGGTCGAACTCGTCCTGCTCGTGGCGGGGCTCATCTCGATGGGCTTCTACGTCATCGTCGGCCGCTGGTCGGACCGGGTCGGGCGCCGCAAGCCCATCATCATCGGGGCCCTGCTTACCCTGTTCGCCATATTCCCGTTGTTCTGGGCGATGGGCAATCTCGCCAATCCGGGACTGGCGCAGGCGGCGGAGCGCAGCCCGGTCGTGGTCAGCGGACCGCAATGCGTCACCGATCCCTTCGCCGACCTGTTCGATCGCGAACAGACCGATTGCGGGAAAATCCTGGAGACTCTGACCGCCAGCGGCGTGCGATACGATGTGCGGGATGCCGACGATCTCGCTCTCACGGTCGGCGGCGAACCCGTCGCGCTGGACGCGCAATGGTTCGAGGACGGTGCGGCGCGCAGGGACGGATTGCAGGCACGGCTGAGCGCGTCGGGCTTCGACTTCACACCACAGACTCCGCCGTTCGCGAACCTCCTCGGCATCCTCGCACTGCTGCTGGCCCTCGCCATGCTGTCCGCGCTCACCTATGGGTCGGTCGCCGCCCTCCTGACAGAGATGTTCCCCGCTCAGATCCGCTACAGTTCCATGTCCATTCCCTACCATATCGGCGCCGGCTATCTCGGCGGGTTCCTGCCGCTGATTGCGGGCTTCATCGTGGCGCGCACGGGCGACGTTTACGCCGGGCTCTGGTACACATGGATCGTGGTCGCGTTCGGTCTGGTCGTCGCCTGGTGGGGCCTGCCGGCCGGACCGCCGAAGGATTTCGAAGCGCGTGCCGACTAG
- a CDS encoding CvpA family protein, whose amino-acid sequence MTGFDIIVLVIVGVAAVGGFMRGLVQEVLSLASWILAMFAIHYLHTPLTDFLLPYIGQLTGAAILAFVLLLLIPYSAMKLIAGRAGEASRKSVLGPVDRVLGFGFGLVKGALIVVIAFSLLVLGYDTVWGVAGRPAWITTARTYPVINASADGLVQLIEQRRAQLRGSDDEDGN is encoded by the coding sequence ATGACGGGCTTCGATATTATCGTCTTGGTGATCGTGGGCGTGGCCGCGGTCGGTGGCTTCATGCGCGGCCTCGTGCAGGAAGTGCTCTCGCTCGCGTCCTGGATCCTCGCGATGTTCGCGATACATTACCTCCACACGCCGCTCACCGATTTCCTCCTTCCCTATATCGGACAGCTGACAGGCGCCGCCATCCTGGCCTTCGTGCTGCTGCTCCTCATTCCCTATTCCGCGATGAAGCTCATCGCGGGCAGGGCGGGGGAAGCGTCCCGCAAGTCGGTGCTCGGTCCCGTCGATCGCGTGCTCGGTTTCGGCTTCGGCCTTGTGAAGGGCGCGCTTATCGTCGTGATTGCGTTTTCCCTGCTCGTCCTTGGCTATGATACGGTCTGGGGCGTGGCCGGTCGCCCGGCATGGATCACCACGGCGCGGACCTACCCGGTCATCAACGCCAGCGCCGATGGCCTGGTCCAGCTGATCGAGCAGCGCCGCGCGCAGCTTCGCGGAAGCGACGACGAGGACGGGAATTGA
- the alr gene encoding alanine racemase, with protein MPTSPPPTLRLRIDTDALAANWTALDRLSGTATAGAAVKANAYGLGVEHVVPVLREAGARHFFVAHWSEVEAVAAHVPASQIAVLHGIGNAAEAEYARAVGALPVINSVHQAAIWLDTGGGPCHLMVDTGINRLGIGPAEGGSEPIRGLEIDTLMSHLACADEDVAMNAQQLTAFESVARQVPHRLRSLANSAGIALGPAYHFDLSRPGLSLYGGIPRRELADAIAQVAFPQAAIIQRRRIAPGESVGYNATFVASQPMDIAVVSLGYADGFLRSWGGEGYLLHQGTEVPLLGRVSMDMVVVDLSNAPDLREGDWLDLPYHLPTAARLSGLSQYELLTTLGSRFGSA; from the coding sequence GTGCCGACTAGTCCGCCTCCGACACTGAGGCTGCGGATCGATACCGATGCACTTGCCGCGAACTGGACCGCGCTGGATCGCTTGTCCGGGACTGCAACGGCGGGCGCTGCGGTAAAGGCCAACGCCTACGGGCTCGGGGTCGAGCACGTCGTGCCGGTCCTGCGCGAGGCGGGCGCGCGGCACTTCTTCGTCGCGCACTGGAGCGAGGTGGAGGCCGTGGCCGCGCATGTCCCCGCCAGCCAGATCGCCGTGCTGCATGGCATCGGCAATGCGGCGGAGGCCGAGTATGCACGTGCCGTTGGCGCCTTGCCGGTCATCAACAGCGTGCATCAGGCTGCGATATGGCTCGATACGGGCGGGGGGCCGTGCCACCTTATGGTCGATACCGGCATCAATCGCCTCGGTATCGGTCCGGCGGAAGGGGGAAGCGAGCCCATTCGCGGGCTGGAGATCGACACGCTGATGTCCCACCTTGCCTGCGCGGACGAGGACGTCGCGATGAACGCGCAGCAGCTGACCGCTTTCGAGAGCGTCGCGAGGCAGGTCCCGCATCGCCTTCGCAGCCTCGCGAACAGCGCCGGGATCGCGCTCGGCCCTGCGTATCACTTCGACCTGTCGCGCCCGGGCCTATCGCTCTATGGCGGGATACCGCGACGCGAGCTGGCAGACGCCATCGCGCAGGTCGCCTTCCCGCAAGCCGCCATCATCCAGCGCCGCCGGATCGCGCCGGGCGAGAGCGTGGGATACAACGCCACCTTCGTCGCGTCGCAGCCGATGGATATCGCCGTCGTCTCGCTCGGCTATGCCGACGGTTTCCTGCGCAGCTGGGGTGGCGAGGGATATTTGCTTCACCAGGGCACGGAAGTCCCGCTGCTGGGGCGCGTGTCGATGGACATGGTGGTCGTCGATCTGAGCAATGCGCCGGACCTGCGCGAAGGGGACTGGCTCGACCTGCCGTACCACCTCCCCACCGCCGCGCGCCTTTCCGGGCTGTCGCAATACGAGCTGCTGACCACGCTCGGGTCCCGCTTCGGAAGCGCCTGA
- the radA gene encoding DNA repair protein RadA: protein MAKPKKRYVCQACGSVSARWQGQCPDCAEWNTMVEDVPATVFSQKHDLSSGGRRVEFEPLDAPGEVLKRRATGLAELDRALGGGLVPGSAILMGGDPGIGKSTLLLQAAASIAKAGGQTVYISGEEAAGQVRLRASRLGLADAPIKLAAATSVRDILTTLKSMEAPAFLVIDSIQTMHSDTIEGAPGTVSQVRGCAFELIRYAKEHGCALVLVGHVTKDGSIAGPRVLEHMVDVVMSFEGERSHQYRILRAIKNRFGAVDEIGVFAMAGAGLEEVANPSLLFLSGRETPLAGSAVFPALEGTRPVLIEIQALIVRLQSGATPRRAVVGWDSGRLAMLLAVLESRCGLSFSTAEVYLNVAGGYRLSDPAADLAVAAALVSALADTPIKSGAVCFGEVSLAGEIRPVAHAGLRLRESAKLGFRIGYGPRETADSKSDSPDLNYRGLSKLANLVDQVMGRT from the coding sequence ATGGCCAAGCCGAAGAAACGCTATGTCTGTCAGGCCTGCGGGTCGGTGTCCGCGCGGTGGCAGGGGCAGTGCCCCGATTGCGCGGAATGGAACACGATGGTGGAGGACGTACCCGCTACTGTTTTTTCGCAGAAGCACGATCTCTCCAGCGGCGGTCGCCGGGTAGAGTTCGAACCGCTGGATGCGCCGGGCGAGGTCCTGAAGCGCCGCGCGACTGGCCTTGCTGAACTCGATCGCGCACTCGGGGGCGGACTGGTCCCCGGTTCCGCGATCCTGATGGGGGGCGATCCGGGCATCGGCAAATCCACGCTGTTGCTGCAGGCTGCCGCCAGCATCGCGAAGGCAGGCGGGCAGACGGTCTATATCAGCGGCGAGGAAGCCGCTGGGCAGGTCCGGCTGCGCGCGTCCCGCCTCGGACTGGCGGACGCGCCGATCAAGCTGGCGGCCGCGACATCCGTGCGCGATATCCTGACGACGCTGAAGTCGATGGAAGCACCCGCCTTCCTGGTGATCGATTCGATCCAGACGATGCATTCCGATACGATCGAAGGGGCGCCCGGCACGGTCAGCCAGGTCCGCGGATGCGCCTTCGAACTGATCCGGTACGCCAAGGAACACGGCTGCGCCCTCGTGCTGGTCGGTCACGTGACCAAGGACGGCAGCATCGCCGGCCCCCGCGTGCTGGAACACATGGTGGACGTGGTGATGAGCTTCGAAGGGGAGCGCAGCCACCAGTACCGGATCCTGCGCGCCATCAAGAACCGGTTCGGCGCGGTCGACGAGATCGGCGTGTTCGCCATGGCCGGCGCCGGCCTGGAGGAGGTCGCCAACCCATCCCTGCTGTTCCTCTCCGGCCGCGAGACGCCGCTGGCCGGCAGCGCGGTGTTCCCGGCGCTCGAAGGCACGCGGCCGGTCCTGATCGAGATACAGGCGCTGATCGTGCGGCTCCAGAGCGGCGCCACGCCGCGCCGCGCCGTGGTGGGCTGGGACAGCGGCCGGCTCGCCATGCTGCTGGCTGTGCTGGAGTCGCGCTGCGGGCTCAGTTTCAGCACAGCCGAAGTCTATCTCAACGTCGCCGGCGGGTACCGCCTGTCAGACCCTGCGGCGGATCTAGCCGTCGCCGCGGCGCTGGTCTCGGCACTGGCCGACACGCCGATCAAGTCCGGTGCCGTGTGCTTCGGCGAGGTCTCGCTTGCGGGGGAAATCCGTCCCGTGGCCCATGCCGGCCTGCGGCTTCGCGAATCGGCCAAGCTCGGCTTCCGTATCGGCTACGGTCCGCGCGAAACGGCCGACAGCAAGTCCGATTCACCGGACCTTAACTACCGTGGTCTCAGTAAGTTGGCCAATCTCGTTGACCAGGTGATGGGACGGACCTAA
- a CDS encoding iron-sulfur cluster assembly scaffold protein, translated as MTRAGSAGSLYTPEILGLAVELARYPFDASAPHVGDARSRSCGSVVRISYGNAADDPIGLEVSACAIGQAAAAIFARSAGGSSSDDLARTLDQLERWLADEDAVPDWPGIEILTDARGYPGRHGAIILPWKAAQQALSKREASQ; from the coding sequence TTGACCCGCGCCGGAAGCGCAGGCTCCCTCTACACTCCGGAAATTCTCGGTCTCGCGGTGGAGCTGGCGCGATACCCGTTCGATGCGTCGGCTCCCCATGTCGGCGATGCGCGCTCCCGCAGTTGCGGGAGCGTCGTCCGGATCAGCTACGGCAATGCCGCAGATGACCCGATCGGCTTGGAGGTCAGCGCCTGCGCCATCGGGCAGGCCGCGGCCGCCATCTTCGCCCGGTCGGCCGGAGGCTCTTCGTCAGACGATCTGGCGCGGACCCTCGACCAACTCGAGCGGTGGCTGGCAGACGAGGATGCCGTCCCCGACTGGCCGGGCATCGAAATCCTGACCGACGCGCGCGGCTATCCTGGGCGTCACGGCGCGATCATCCTGCCGTGGAAGGCCGCGCAGCAGGCGCTTTCCAAGCGGGAAGCATCGCAGTAG